In one Pseudomonadota bacterium genomic region, the following are encoded:
- a CDS encoding GNAT family protein encodes MKFNRASKVRIETERLTLRPPMHGDYRAWSALREESREFLAPWEPHWAPDHLTRKSFTNRVYWANRSISGGTAVPVFMIRRSDLRLVGAITLDHIRRGPAQAGTTGYWVGKPFAREGYMSEAIAALVHFAFTELDLSRIEAACLPENKASRGLLERSGFKYEGVAQSYLQIAGRWRTHVLYANLRHDRRGKTEAG; translated from the coding sequence TTGAAATTCAACCGGGCGAGCAAGGTCCGGATCGAGACCGAGCGGCTCACGCTGCGCCCGCCCATGCATGGCGACTACCGCGCCTGGTCCGCTCTGCGCGAGGAAAGCCGGGAATTCCTCGCACCGTGGGAGCCGCACTGGGCGCCCGATCACCTCACCCGCAAGAGCTTTACGAACCGCGTCTACTGGGCCAATCGCTCCATCTCCGGGGGCACGGCGGTGCCCGTCTTCATGATCCGGCGGAGCGACCTGCGGCTCGTGGGGGCGATCACGCTCGATCATATCCGGCGCGGGCCCGCCCAGGCGGGCACGACGGGCTACTGGGTGGGCAAGCCCTTTGCCCGGGAGGGCTACATGTCCGAGGCGATCGCGGCGCTCGTGCATTTCGCCTTCACCGAGCTCGATCTCAGCCGGATCGAGGCGGCTTGCCTGCCGGAAAACAAGGCCTCGCGCGGGCTCCTGGAGCGGAGTGGCTTCAAGTACGAGGGGGTGGCCCAGAGCTACCTGCAGATCGCCGGGCGCTGGCGCACCCATGTGCTCTACGCCAATCTCCGCCACGACCGCCGGGGCAAGACGGAAGCGGGTTAG
- a CDS encoding FAD-binding oxidoreductase, whose product MLNEANTAFESRLRAALPEATFREAAARYFEEPRGRYAGSAGLVLAPASVQDVSTILREANAARVPVIPYGGGTGLVGGQVAESLPAPVVLTLERMTKIRAVHADENVLVAEAGAILKDVQDAAGDVGRLFPLSLASEGSARIGGLLATNAGGTGVLRYGNARDLCLGLEVVRADGTIWHGLSRLRKDNAGFDLRNLMIGSEGTLGIITAASLKLFPVAAEQGTAIFTLPSAEAALKLLAMTRAQVGEAVSAFELIHRQGFDFLSETLPEIRQPFDTPPEWCALIDLGLPRGLSAPQAFETLFASAIEAGLTEDAVIAQSEQQRQEIWAVREHIPEANRRIGSVSSHDISMPLSEIPAFIPEATDALGKIGQFRINCFGHVGDGNLHYNVFPMHGKSRADHENQRAEIKRTVHDLVHAHGGSVAAEHGVGRLKVEDLERYGDPALLDMMRAVKGALDPNGILNPGVMLR is encoded by the coding sequence ATGCTGAACGAAGCTAACACCGCATTCGAAAGCCGCCTGCGCGCCGCACTTCCAGAGGCCACGTTCCGTGAGGCGGCAGCGCGCTATTTCGAGGAGCCGCGCGGGCGCTACGCGGGGTCCGCTGGCCTCGTACTCGCGCCTGCGAGTGTCCAAGATGTCTCGACCATCCTGCGCGAGGCCAATGCCGCACGCGTGCCTGTCATCCCATATGGCGGCGGCACGGGGCTCGTCGGCGGACAGGTGGCCGAGAGCCTTCCCGCGCCGGTCGTTCTGACCCTCGAACGCATGACGAAGATCCGCGCCGTCCATGCCGATGAAAACGTGCTCGTCGCCGAGGCGGGGGCGATTCTGAAGGACGTTCAGGACGCGGCAGGCGACGTGGGCCGGCTCTTTCCATTGTCGCTCGCTTCCGAGGGCTCGGCGCGGATCGGGGGGCTTCTGGCGACCAATGCGGGCGGCACTGGCGTGCTGCGCTATGGCAATGCGCGCGATCTCTGCCTCGGGCTGGAAGTGGTGCGCGCGGACGGCACGATCTGGCACGGGCTCTCGCGCCTAAGGAAAGACAATGCGGGCTTTGACCTGCGCAATCTGATGATCGGCTCGGAGGGGACACTGGGCATCATCACCGCGGCCTCGCTCAAGCTCTTCCCCGTGGCGGCCGAGCAGGGCACGGCGATCTTCACACTGCCGTCGGCCGAGGCGGCGCTGAAGCTTCTGGCGATGACGCGCGCGCAGGTGGGAGAGGCGGTCTCCGCCTTCGAGCTTATCCACCGGCAGGGCTTCGATTTCCTGTCTGAGACGCTCCCTGAAATCCGCCAGCCGTTCGACACGCCGCCGGAGTGGTGCGCGCTCATCGATCTTGGCCTGCCGAGGGGCCTTTCAGCCCCGCAAGCCTTTGAGACCCTCTTCGCCTCCGCGATCGAGGCTGGGCTGACGGAAGACGCCGTCATCGCGCAATCCGAGCAGCAGCGGCAGGAGATCTGGGCGGTGCGCGAGCACATCCCGGAGGCCAACCGCCGCATCGGATCGGTCTCTTCCCACGACATCTCCATGCCGCTGTCGGAAATCCCCGCCTTCATCCCCGAGGCCACGGATGCCCTCGGCAAGATCGGCCAATTCCGCATCAACTGCTTCGGCCATGTGGGCGACGGAAACCTGCATTACAACGTCTTCCCCATGCACGGAAAAAGCCGCGCGGACCATGAAAACCAGCGCGCCGAGATCAAGCGGACGGTGCATGATCTCGTCCATGCCCATGGCGGGTCGGTGGCCGCCGAGCACGGTGTGGGGCGGCTGAAGGTGGAGGATCTCGAGCGCTACGGCGACCCCGCGCTGCTCGACATGATGCGCGCCGTGAAGGGCGCACTCGACCCCAACGGCATCCTCAATCCGGGCGTGATGCTGCGTTAG
- a CDS encoding adenine phosphoribosyltransferase yields the protein MKTVKDYIRTIPDFPHEGIMFRDVTTLFADARGFRMAIDQLLHPYAGAEIDKVVGLEARGFILGGAIAHQLSVGFVPVRKKGKLPGATIEQSYTLEYGEAVMELHDDALEAGERVLLVDDLLATGGTAEAGIKLLERLGAQVIGCAFVIDLPELGGRKKLEALGMDVHALTEFEGA from the coding sequence CCGGACTTCCCCCATGAGGGGATCATGTTCCGCGACGTGACCACGCTCTTCGCCGATGCGCGAGGCTTCCGGATGGCCATCGACCAGCTGCTGCACCCCTATGCCGGCGCCGAGATCGACAAGGTCGTGGGGCTCGAGGCGCGCGGCTTCATCCTCGGCGGCGCGATCGCGCACCAGCTCTCGGTGGGCTTCGTGCCGGTGCGCAAGAAGGGCAAGCTGCCCGGGGCCACGATCGAGCAATCCTACACGCTGGAATACGGCGAGGCGGTGATGGAGCTCCATGACGACGCGCTCGAGGCCGGTGAGCGGGTCCTTCTGGTGGACGATCTGTTGGCCACGGGCGGCACGGCAGAGGCGGGCATCAAGCTCCTTGAGCGGCTCGGCGCGCAGGTGATCGGCTGCGCCTTCGTGATCGACCTGCCGGAGCTCGGCGGTCGGAAAAAGCTCGAAGCGCTCGGGATGGATGTCCATGCGCTGACCGAGTTCGAAGGGGCCTAA
- a CDS encoding MBL fold metallo-hydrolase — translation MRLVLPFLALLATPAFAQSERPSHCIAIADAAPGLEYVQKASFRDALDPFSVRISYIDHSMFLIQSASGPSAVTDYNGFIGVVDFVPDVVTMNNAHNTHWTALPDPAIPHVLEGWWQEGRPAAHRLEVGEMLVRNVTTDTRPGAFAFGSDEVDEDANSIFVFEVEGLCIGHVGHLHHAPDDAQYAALGRLDVVMVPVDGGFTLSTGEVKEMLGRLRSSLVLPMHWFSPQNLERFLAEMEGDFVIERSEETSVTVSLRDLPSRPTIRVLRPQFLREPQ, via the coding sequence ATGCGCCTTGTTCTCCCGTTTCTCGCCCTCCTTGCAACGCCTGCTTTTGCCCAGTCCGAGCGGCCCAGCCACTGCATCGCCATCGCTGACGCCGCGCCGGGCCTCGAATACGTGCAAAAGGCCAGCTTCCGCGACGCACTCGATCCCTTCAGCGTCAGGATTTCCTACATCGATCACTCGATGTTCCTGATCCAATCGGCCTCCGGCCCCTCGGCGGTGACGGATTACAATGGCTTCATCGGCGTGGTGGATTTCGTGCCCGACGTGGTCACGATGAACAACGCTCACAACACGCATTGGACGGCGCTGCCGGACCCCGCGATCCCCCACGTGCTCGAAGGCTGGTGGCAGGAGGGGCGGCCTGCCGCGCACCGGCTCGAAGTGGGCGAAATGCTCGTGCGCAATGTCACCACCGACACCCGGCCCGGGGCCTTCGCCTTCGGGTCCGACGAGGTCGACGAGGACGCAAACTCGATCTTCGTCTTCGAAGTGGAGGGCCTTTGCATCGGCCATGTGGGGCATCTCCACCACGCCCCTGACGATGCGCAATACGCAGCCCTTGGGCGGCTCGACGTGGTCATGGTCCCGGTGGATGGGGGCTTCACGCTCAGCACAGGCGAGGTGAAGGAGATGCTGGGGCGGCTGCGGTCCTCGCTCGTGCTGCCGATGCACTGGTTCTCCCCGCAGAACCTCGAGCGTTTTCTTGCGGAGATGGAGGGCGATTTCGTCATCGAGCGGAGCGAGGAGACGAGCGTGACGGTCTCGCTCCGCGACTTGCCGAGCCGGCCCACGATCCGGGTCCTGCGCCCGCAGTTCCTGCGCGAGCCGCAGTGA